CATATTTTTTATTTCTATATGCAACCATAGAATCAAGTGTATTAATAGCTTTATATAAATATGCTCCAATAAGCCCAAAACATATCAAATAAAAAAGTGGAGCTATTACTCCATCACTTAAGTTCTCAGCATAAGTTTCAATACTTGCTTTATTTATATCACTACTTGTCATATCTTTTGTATCTCTACTTACAAGCATTGATATCTTTTCTCTTTTATCTTCAATATTTTTACTTTCAACTACATCTTTTACACAATCATATAACATCTTTGAAGAAAGAGTAAATGAAGCTAAAAAGCCTTGAAAAAAAATATTTTCAATAAAACTTATACAATAAACAACAATAAAAACTATACTTAAAGTAAAGATAACTAATAAAAATCCTCGTAAAATTGTATCTTTATAAAATTTATTCTCAAAAAATTTTATCACATCACCAATATAAATAATAGGATGTTTAATTTTTAGTTTAGCAAACTCTCCAAAAAATTTATCTATTATAAATGCAATTAATGCAAGACTATAAAACACTTTTAAGTATCCTTTTTACATCAAGTTTACTTTTCATCTTATTTACAAATTCATCAACTTTACTTTTCTTATACTCTTTAAAGCTAAAACCTTCATAATCATGACAAATAGATTTAAAATAGCTTGTTCTAAACTCATCATTGTCAAAAATACCATGAATAAATGTCCCTTTTAGATTTTTATTTTCATACTCTAAAGGATATTTTTTTGAGACTCCATGGTGTATTTCAAATCCACTTACATCAAAGCCAAATAGTTTATAACTACTCTTTTTTAGTATTTTCTCTTTTTCAAAGATAATATTATCATCGATAAAAGCAAGTCCTTTTTCTATTGTTTCACTTTCATTTTCTAAAGCGTATTTATCATTTAAGCTTTCAAACATCATCTCATAGCCACCACAAATTGTAAAAATATTTTTTTTGAACCCTTTAATATTTCCAAAAAGTCCTGTATCTCTTAGCCATTTTAAATCTTTTATTACAAGCTTAGAACCAGGAAGTATTATCAAATCAAACTTATCTAAAGAGATATTTGAACTTATAAACTCTACAAAAACCTCTTCATCAGCAATTAGTGGTTCTATATCATTGTAGTTACTCATAGTAGGATATGAAATCACACCTACATTTACTTTATAGTTTTTCTTTATTTGAATAAAATTTTGTAAACTTTCGCTATCTTCAAATCCTAAATTAAATGCACTATAAGGCAATACTCCCAATACTGGAATTTTAAAATCTTCTTCTATGATTCTTATACCCTCATCAAATAAAGAGATATCTCCTCTAAATTTGTTTATAATTACTCCAATTACATTCTGCCTTAACTTCTTAGGTAACAAGTGATAGCACCCATAAATTGAAGCAAAAACACCACCTTTTTCAATATTAGCTACTAATATAATTTTTGTATTATAATAATCTGCAATAAAAATATTTGATAAATCTTTATCCATCAAGTTAAGTTCAACAGGACTTCCAGCACCCTCACTTACTATACAATCATACTTTTCATCTAAATACTCATAACATCTTTTTACAGCTGGTTTTAAAAGGTCTAAATCCCTATAGTATTCTCTCACATCTTTGTTTGTAACTACTTTTCCCTCAACTATAAGTGAAGCACTACTTCCCCTTCCTGATTTTAAAAGTATTGGATTTAGGTGATATGAAGTAGGAACACCTAAAACCTCACTTTGAAAATATTGAGCAATTGCAATCTCACTTCCATCATCACAAACTTTTGAATTATTTGATACATTTTGTGCTTTAAATGCTGCAACACTAAAGCCCTCTTCTTGTAAAATTTTTCCTATTACAAAAGTTAAAGTAGATTTTCCAGCATCACTACTTGTACCAAAGATTGAGATATTTTTCATCTTATTCCTAAATTTTTTTATTTAATTTAATTCATTACTATCAACAATAAAAGTAACTGGTCCATCATTTTGAATATTTACATCCATATGTGCTCCAAAAATACCTGTTTGAGTATGAACTCCTAAGAACTCAAACTCTTTTACAAACTGTTCATACATCTCTTTTGCTATGTCAGGCTTTTCACTACTATCAAAACTTGGGCGTCTTCCTTTTTTTACATTTGCTGCTAGGGTAAATTGAGAGATAATCAAAGCCTCACCTTTAATATCTAAAAGTGATAGGTTCATTTTGTCATTTTCATCTTGGAAAATTCTTAGGTTTACTATTTTGTTTACAAGTTTAGTTATATCTTCTTTTTTATCACCTTTTTTAACACCAAGTAATATATTAAGTCCATTGCTTATCTTACCTACAACTTCATTATCAACTGTAACACTTGAAGAATTAACTCTTTGAACTACTGCTATCATTTTACTTCCTTCCTAAAATTATTAAAGTTTAATCTTCTATACAACGAATTGATAATCCAAGAGCTCTGTCGTTATCATACAATGCTACTTTTGAACTATCAAAATCAATATAATATGCATCAAAGTCTTTAGCTGAGCTTGACCATAAATATCCATGTGAACCTTGATTATTAAAAGAGCCTAAGTGACTACTACGATAACCTGCTAATGGAAGTTTTAACTTATTATAAGCATCATCTTTATTATATATGCCATACCTTTCAGCTATTAATTCACCTGATGTTGGTACTTTATACCCTTTGGGGCATGGATTCCAGTTTGCTTCTCTAATAGAGCCATCCTTATCCACCTCGTATGCCCAGTCATATCTTTCACCACTAAAAGGTGACTTTATAAAGTCTCCATGACCTACATTTGATGAGGATTTTGCTTGAGTAGAAACTACTTTACTATTTGTTTTTTCATGACCATCTGCTGCTCTTCCCCACTGATAATAGTCTCCATAACAAGCCTTATCATCAAAAGATGTACAAGCTTGTGAAGCACCTAAGTTTCTATCAAGCCAAACTTTTCCTGTAATAGGTGATTTTATAGTACCGTATGTAAGTCCATTGTGCTTAATCTCTGCATATAGTAAGCCTGCAAATAAATATAAAGGTATAATCAAAACAGCTAATTTTTTTATACTTTTCATATGTTCTTTCCTTATTTTTATAATATTAAAATAGAGATATCATATACTCATTTCACTTATAAGTTAAAGAGTTTACTACTAATTTTTTATTTTCAAAAGGATCTATTATTGCTTCTATTTGCTCAAAGCTATACTTTAAAGGAAAGCCTATTTTTGAATTAGTTGCAGTTGTTTCAAGTTTATAAAAAGCTTTACCATTTACATATAAAGCTTTTTTATTCAAACTTTGATTTACATCTAAATGCACTATTACAAAAATATGCTTAGGCACAAGGACAAAATATGCTTCATAACCTTTTACATGAAGTAATGAAATAAGAAGATTTGATTTATCATCACAATCTCCAAAGTTTTGGCTTACTACTTTTCTTGCACTTCTTGCAATACTTTCATTTACTTTATAAGGAATATTTGTAGTAAAATCAAGCATACTTTGAACTTCACAAATTTTATCATTTTTACAATGTAGTGTTAATTTTTTTGCTAAAGAGTGAGTAAACTCATCAATTTTCACTTGATTTACATATGTTTTATCATCTATATCTAAAAACTGTCTATCAACAATCTTAAAAGATGTAAATATCATATAAAATACAACTATTATAAATACTATTGATATAATCAAAGAGATATAGTAAATAAACTTATTTTGAAATAGCATCTAAAGCCTTTTTAAAAGCATCTAAATCATTTTGAGACTTTACAGCAACTCGTATAAATTTCTCATCTAAAAAATCAAAATTACTACAATCTCGTATCATTATTTTATACTCTTTTAACTTTTCTTGTAACTGTTTTGCTGTATGATTTTTAAGTCTTGCTAAAACAAAATTTGCACTACTATTAAATATAAACTCGACTAAATTACTATTTTGTAAGATTTTTTCTAAGTAGATTTTATTTTTTACATTTATTGCTTTTGCTACTTTTTTAAATTTTTCATCTTCTAAGGCTTTTTGTAAATATTCACTATCAAAAGCAGAAAGCTTCCACATAGGTTCAAATTTCTTTAACTCATCAATATTTAATTTATTAGAAATAATAGAACCTACTCTAACTCCTGCACTGCTATAAAACTTTGTCATTGATTTTAATACATATAATTTTTCATATCTATGTATATATTTTACAGCAGAGTTTTTATCTGTAAAATCTAAAAAACTCTCATCAATTAAAACTGTTGCATTTTGTTTTTGCCAATAGTTTAAAAACTTTTCAAGTTCATAATATGTCCCATCAGGAGTTGATGGGTTTACAAAGACTACAAGAGTGTTTTTTTCAATTGGTACATCAACTCTTTCAAGTCTATTTATAAGATTATAATCATACTTATAAATATGACAAGCTTTTTTATACTCTAAATAAGCAGGCGAATAAATAGTACAGTGATTTAAATCTAAGTGCCTAAAAAGTGTAAAAATAGCACTACTTCCACCATTATATAGTTCTAATTCAAACTCTTTTACTTTGTAATTTTTTGCTATTTTACTATATAATTTTTCATATTTTGGATATGCAGATATTTCTAGACTATTGAAATCACAAGCTATTTCTGGCTTTACAAAGTTTATATTTGAAGATAAATCTATAACTTCTTCAAGCTTACAATTTATACTTTTTGCAAAACTTTGCACATCACCTCCATGCTCAAAAGTTTTCAAAGAAAAAATCCTATATTTAAAAGAAGTAACTCTGTTATTTCAATAGAACATCCTAAGCAATCTCCATTTACAAAACCAAATCTTTTATTTAAAATCTTTAAATTTAAATATAAAAACAGTAATGCCAAAATAAAAAGTAAAAATGCACTTATTTTTAAATATATTGCAAAAACTAAAAAAATTAAAACAGCAAATCTAACTTTATTAACTCCATTTGCTTCAAAAGCTTGACTCATAAAGCTGTCTTTATTGAATTTAAAAAATGGTAAAATATATGTTAAACTAAGTCTTGAAAACATAAAAACTATTAAGATAATTTCATACTTTTTTTCATAAAGTAAATAAGCAATAATTGATACTTTTAAAAGTACAAAACTAAAAGTAGCAATTGCACCAATTGCACCAATAGTTGACTCTTTCATAATCTTATAAGCATCTTTTCCAGAATAACTTGCAAACCAAGCATCAACAACATCAGTAATTGCTTCTGTATGTAAATAACCATATAAAACAAAAGATATTACAGCACTTACAACACTTGCATACAAAGGATGAAAAAAACTACTTAAAAACATAAATACCAAGATAGTAACAATTGCTATTAAACTTCCAATTAATGGTAAAAAAAACAAACTATATTTAAAAGTATTTTTATCAATTGTCATCTCTTTTACAAATACGGGAAAAACTGTAAAATATGATAGACTAAAAGCAAAAGCATTAAAAATCTCTCTCATTTTAATCTTCTTTCTAATGAATATTTCACTTCTATAACTTCATCACAATTTTTTGCTAAAAACTGCCCAATTAAACCTGAAATATCTACGAACTCTCTACTATATTTATCAATAGGAATTACTCCATTGTTTATGTCATTTAAAATAAAAATAATATTACAATCAATTTTAAAAAGCTTTTCAAGCTGTTTTTCCATAAACTCATAACCATTTTCAAGATTATTTAGTATATACATAGTCATACAATCTATTAAATAAGTCTGCTTTTCTTTTATTACTTTAGTTAAATCTTTTGGCTCTTCAATAGTAATAAACTCTTCAGCTCTTTGTTTTATATGCCTATTAACTCTATCTTGCATAGCTTTATCTTCATATGAATTATCATAAGTTGCAATATAGTATGGTTTTGAACTAGCAAGCATAAGTGCTTTTTTGCTAGCGCATGAACTCTTTCCTGATTTTTGTCCACCAAAGTAAAATGATTTCATTCTTATCCTAAATTTAAAAAGCTTTTAATTCCACTAAAAATAATTTGTGCAGATAAAGCAGCAAGAAAAAGTCCTGTAATTTTAGAAATGACCATAAGTCCTTGTTTTCCAACAATTTTTTCAATATGGCTTGATAAATATAACATCACACCAATTGTAAAAATAGCCATAACTAAAGCTAAACTTCCAATCATTAATTTTGCAAAAGTATTAAACTCAGCACCCATTACAAGTAAAACCCCTATTGTTCCAGGCCCCATAGTCACAGGAATCGCCAAAGGAACAACTGCTAAATCTAAAACCGACTTATTGTTTATTTCTTGCCTATCTTTGTTTCCATTTATAAGTTCAACAGCTGTTAAAAAAAGTAAGGCACCTGCTCCTATTTTAAAAGCATCTAAAGTAATTCCAAATACTGCAAAAATATGTTGACCAAAAAATAGTAAAACTAAAGACATAATAATAACTGAAATTGTAATTTTAATAGCAAGTGCATGTCTTTGTTTTATTGTACTTTCATTTGTAACTGTTAAAAAAACAGACAAAACAAAAAATGGTGTCATAATAAAAAACATTTTTAAATATATTGATATAAAATACGAACTAAACTCCAATTTACTCTCCTAAAAACTCTTCTACTTTATTAATAATATCTTCTTTTTTTATACCATTTATACTTGCATAGACAAGTGCTGCTCCTGCCCCTACACCCTCTTTTGCTTCACCTTTATCATAAAGTTTTAAGACTTTACTTTTACTAGTTGAGAAATCAAATTGCGAATTATATGCATTTATTTTAAAATCCAATAACTCTAAAAGTGCTTTTATATCTGAACTTTCATCTTCAAAAAGCCATTTTGTTGTACAAAGTGCAAGTTTTGAACTATCAATTTCTCCACCCATTGTTTTAAGTATTGAATTAACAGTCAATAAAACTGCTGCCATTTGAGTTCCACCTGCAAGTATTAACTTATGTTTTGTTGCTTGAATACCTAAAATAAACCCAGCATTAAAAATTATCATATTATCACTTACACATGATAATCTTTCAAAAATATCCATATTAGGTTTTATATTTTCAAGTGCTTTTTTTAACACCTCATCTTTTATACTATTTGGGCTATTTTTAAAAGAGCTTGAGAATAACTCTTTACAATCATATCCTAATGCAAGCGCTGTTGCCATTGCTGTTGTAGTTCCAGCAGGAATAGTTTCAGCTAAGATTGTATACTCACTAGAAGTCTTATAATTTTGTCCAAACTCAACTCCTTTTTCAAAAACTTCCATTGCATCAATATTTGCACCTGTTTTTATATTTTCACTTGCGGTTATATCAAAATCATGAATTTTAAAGTACTCAAATTTAGGCAAAATTTCAAAACCTAAATTTAAAAACTCTAAGTTTGAGAAAGCTTTTAATTCGTGAACTGCTCTTGTAATAAGTGCAGGTGTTGGAATACCTTTAGTAGTTGTAGCAATATTATCTAAAGAACGTACTTCTTTTGTAGCTAGAAACTCTGCATCTAAAGTAGGAGTTAAATACATTTTTCCTGGAATACCAGCTTGTGAAATACCCTTGATTTGAGCTGTATTTGTAACAGAACATGCTAGTAAAAAAGAGGCTTGTTTACCTCTTAAATACTCTAAAAAATCTTTTGTACCTAAAATAGTATTAAAGTTCATATAGAACCTTTCTTATAAAGTTTGCAAAAGTATAACAAATATTTAATTGATATTTAGTTTATAACCCATGCCACCTTGAGAAACAATTGTATTTTTAGGAAGTTTTTTTCTAAGTCTTTTTACTAAAGCTCTTATATTTTCATTTGTAGTTAAATCACCTTGCCAAACATACTGTTCTATATGATCAAAGGTAACTACTTTATCTAAATTTTTAACAAATAAAGTCATAAGAAGAATCTCTTTTTTTGCTAATTTTATAAATTGATTTTTATCATCATATAAAGTTTCATTTATTATATTATAAGTATAATTTTCAGGTAAAGAGATATCTGATTTATCCTGCACACATAATTTCTTTAATTTTGTTTCTAATTCATATATGTAAAAAGGTTTTTTAATATACTCATCACAACCTTTAGAGTATGCATTTTTAATAGTGTCCAATTCAACATTTGCACTAATAATAATAGCAGGTGTATTTTCATCCATACTTCTAATATCTTTTAATAAAGTAAGTCCATCAATTCCTGGAACATTTATATCTAAAATAAAACAATCATACCCATCATAGATTGCATTTATTGCATCTTTACCATTTTCGAACCAATCTACCTTATAATTTTTTTGCTCTAATGCTTCAATAATAAGTTCTGATAACCTCTTGTTATCTTCTAGTAGTAATATTTTCAAATAATCTCCCTTTACAAATTTTACTTGTTTATACTAATTTTTATTTTTGCTCCCTCTTGAGATTTCAATGCTTCTATTTTTCCATCCATTTTATCCTCTATTATTAATTTAACCATATAAAGTCCAAAACCATCACCTTCTTTTTTGCTTGTAAAAAAAGGTTCAAAAATCCTTTCTAAATTCTTTTCTTTTATTCCAATGCCATTATCTTTTATATAAATACAAGTATAATTATCTTCATCAACAACATCAATATTTATCACTGCTTCTAAATCTTCTTCTACTTTTTTTCTTTTTAATATACTATCTCTTGAATTGTTTATCACACTTAAGATACACTGCTTAAACTCATTTGGATAACCATAAACTTTAAATGATTTATTATTAAAATTTAAATTAACATCTATGTAGTTATATTTTATATTATGCTCTACAACTTTTAAAAGTTCAAAAATTGCTGCATTTATTTCAAATTTACTTTTTTTTGCAGATGGTTTTACAAAGTCTCTAAAATCATCAATTGTTTCTGTCATATATCTAACTTGTGTCATTATATCATCAACTGTTTGCTTAGTATCTTCAATTGTTGAAATTTTTTTTCTTTTATATAAAAGTTCTTGAGCTATTGTTGAAATTTCTATTAAAGGAGTTTTCCATTGGTGTGCTATTGATGTTATCATCTCACCCATTTCAGATAGTTTTGAACGATGAATTAAGAACTGTTCGTTCTTTTTTCTTTGATTTTCCAATTTTTTAATTTTTGTAACATCACTTATAATTGTTACAACCCCTGCTTCTATATTATCTTTATTAAAATACTTCTTTCTTCTTATTAAAGCATCAAACTCTTTTG
The window above is part of the Malaciobacter marinus genome. Proteins encoded here:
- a CDS encoding response regulator transcription factor — protein: MKILLLEDNKRLSELIIEALEQKNYKVDWFENGKDAINAIYDGYDCFILDINVPGIDGLTLLKDIRSMDENTPAIIISANVELDTIKNAYSKGCDEYIKKPFYIYELETKLKKLCVQDKSDISLPENYTYNIINETLYDDKNQFIKLAKKEILLMTLFVKNLDKVVTFDHIEQYVWQGDLTTNENIRALVKRLRKKLPKNTIVSQGGMGYKLNIN
- a CDS encoding aminotransferase class I/II-fold pyridoxal phosphate-dependent enzyme, giving the protein MKTFEHGGDVQSFAKSINCKLEEVIDLSSNINFVKPEIACDFNSLEISAYPKYEKLYSKIAKNYKVKEFELELYNGGSSAIFTLFRHLDLNHCTIYSPAYLEYKKACHIYKYDYNLINRLERVDVPIEKNTLVVFVNPSTPDGTYYELEKFLNYWQKQNATVLIDESFLDFTDKNSAVKYIHRYEKLYVLKSMTKFYSSAGVRVGSIISNKLNIDELKKFEPMWKLSAFDSEYLQKALEDEKFKKVAKAINVKNKIYLEKILQNSNLVEFIFNSSANFVLARLKNHTAKQLQEKLKEYKIMIRDCSNFDFLDEKFIRVAVKSQNDLDAFKKALDAISK
- a CDS encoding FISUMP domain-containing protein, with product MKSIKKLAVLIIPLYLFAGLLYAEIKHNGLTYGTIKSPITGKVWLDRNLGASQACTSFDDKACYGDYYQWGRAADGHEKTNSKVVSTQAKSSSNVGHGDFIKSPFSGERYDWAYEVDKDGSIREANWNPCPKGYKVPTSGELIAERYGIYNKDDAYNKLKLPLAGYRSSHLGSFNNQGSHGYLWSSSAKDFDAYYIDFDSSKVALYDNDRALGLSIRCIED
- the cobT gene encoding nicotinate mononucleotide-dependent phosphoribosyltransferase CobT, which produces MNFNTILGTKDFLEYLRGKQASFLLACSVTNTAQIKGISQAGIPGKMYLTPTLDAEFLATKEVRSLDNIATTTKGIPTPALITRAVHELKAFSNLEFLNLGFEILPKFEYFKIHDFDITASENIKTGANIDAMEVFEKGVEFGQNYKTSSEYTILAETIPAGTTTAMATALALGYDCKELFSSSFKNSPNSIKDEVLKKALENIKPNMDIFERLSCVSDNMIIFNAGFILGIQATKHKLILAGGTQMAAVLLTVNSILKTMGGEIDSSKLALCTTKWLFEDESSDIKALLELLDFKINAYNSQFDFSTSKSKVLKLYDKGEAKEGVGAGAALVYASINGIKKEDIINKVEEFLGE
- the cbiB gene encoding adenosylcobinamide-phosphate synthase CbiB; protein product: MFYSLALIAFIIDKFFGEFAKLKIKHPIIYIGDVIKFFENKFYKDTILRGFLLVIFTLSIVFIVVYCISFIENIFFQGFLASFTLSSKMLYDCVKDVVESKNIEDKREKISMLVSRDTKDMTSSDINKASIETYAENLSDGVIAPLFYLICFGLIGAYLYKAINTLDSMVAYRNKKYEKFGKVSARLDDIANFIPSRITAILIALLFKSKKAFKEFNKYGSKHESINAGLPIASMALATNLKLGGDTSYFGKVKQKPYFGGEKEIIEDSDVHKALSIKTSLDMFIIIVLGVLYVLY
- a CDS encoding cobyric acid synthase, coding for MKNISIFGTSSDAGKSTLTFVIGKILQEEGFSVAAFKAQNVSNNSKVCDDGSEIAIAQYFQSEVLGVPTSYHLNPILLKSGRGSSASLIVEGKVVTNKDVREYYRDLDLLKPAVKRCYEYLDEKYDCIVSEGAGSPVELNLMDKDLSNIFIADYYNTKIILVANIEKGGVFASIYGCYHLLPKKLRQNVIGVIINKFRGDISLFDEGIRIIEEDFKIPVLGVLPYSAFNLGFEDSESLQNFIQIKKNYKVNVGVISYPTMSNYNDIEPLIADEEVFVEFISSNISLDKFDLIILPGSKLVIKDLKWLRDTGLFGNIKGFKKNIFTICGGYEMMFESLNDKYALENESETIEKGLAFIDDNIIFEKEKILKKSSYKLFGFDVSGFEIHHGVSKKYPLEYENKNLKGTFIHGIFDNDEFRTSYFKSICHDYEGFSFKEYKKSKVDEFVNKMKSKLDVKRILKSVL
- the dtd gene encoding D-aminoacyl-tRNA deacylase; its protein translation is MIAVVQRVNSSSVTVDNEVVGKISNGLNILLGVKKGDKKEDITKLVNKIVNLRIFQDENDKMNLSLLDIKGEALIISQFTLAANVKKGRRPSFDSSEKPDIAKEMYEQFVKEFEFLGVHTQTGIFGAHMDVNIQNDGPVTFIVDSNELN
- a CDS encoding MarC family protein, which produces MEFSSYFISIYLKMFFIMTPFFVLSVFLTVTNESTIKQRHALAIKITISVIIMSLVLLFFGQHIFAVFGITLDAFKIGAGALLFLTAVELINGNKDRQEINNKSVLDLAVVPLAIPVTMGPGTIGVLLVMGAEFNTFAKLMIGSLALVMAIFTIGVMLYLSSHIEKIVGKQGLMVISKITGLFLAALSAQIIFSGIKSFLNLG
- a CDS encoding adenosylcobinamide-GDP ribazoletransferase, giving the protein MREIFNAFAFSLSYFTVFPVFVKEMTIDKNTFKYSLFFLPLIGSLIAIVTILVFMFLSSFFHPLYASVVSAVISFVLYGYLHTEAITDVVDAWFASYSGKDAYKIMKESTIGAIGAIATFSFVLLKVSIIAYLLYEKKYEIILIVFMFSRLSLTYILPFFKFNKDSFMSQAFEANGVNKVRFAVLIFLVFAIYLKISAFLLFILALLFLYLNLKILNKRFGFVNGDCLGCSIEITELLLLNIGFFL
- a CDS encoding bifunctional adenosylcobinamide kinase/adenosylcobinamide-phosphate guanylyltransferase; this encodes MKSFYFGGQKSGKSSCASKKALMLASSKPYYIATYDNSYEDKAMQDRVNRHIKQRAEEFITIEEPKDLTKVIKEKQTYLIDCMTMYILNNLENGYEFMEKQLEKLFKIDCNIIFILNDINNGVIPIDKYSREFVDISGLIGQFLAKNCDEVIEVKYSLERRLK